The genomic segment CTGCAACCGATGATGATAAACAGCATGGTGAAAATGCGCAGCGACGGCTCGGTAATGGGCCGCACTTCGCCGTAGCCGACGCCAAAAATGGTGATCACCACCATGTAGATGGATTCGATCAGCGTCCATCCGGCCGACCAGTACGCACCGATCGCGACGCACAGCGTCGTAACGAAGACGGTCGCCCCGAGGACGACTTTCCGGACGGACGAATTCATGCAGCCAATCCAGGTGCTGCCGGAGAAACGCTGCGAGTGCGCACAGCGGGCAGAAAAATCATCATAAACGAACCACATGTCGAAGGCCAGCAGCGAATTGCGGGCTGACGTTGTCCCTCGACCAGCCAAAATTCACGCGGAACCCGAATCAGGCATCCCGCTTGCACGCCGGGACGGAAGTATAAGAGAATAGCGATCTTTCACTTTTGGCAGCGGCTCAGCAGATGACAGCGACGAAACCGTCCCCCGTTCATGAAATTGCCCGGCGCAAGGCGCTCATCGCCGCGGTACGGGAACGTGCGCGGACGATGTTCGAGGCCGGAACCCCCGGAATTCAGATTGCCGCCGCGATCTGTTCCGGCATTGAAGACGTGCTGCTGTCCCTGATTGAGGAAACTCTCGAAAGTTTTGGCGACCGGCGCGATTTCGTGGCCAAACAGGGGGCGATTGTCGCCATCGGCGGCACCGGACGCGGGGAACTGGCCCCCTATTCCGACATCGATCTTCTGTTTCTGCACAACGCCACCAATGCGGCCGACTTCGACGAGTTCGTCCCCCGCTTTGTGCAAATGTGTTGGGATTCCGGCATTCAGCTCGGACACGCCGTCCGGGACGTGAACACCTGTATTGCTCTCAGCCGTCGCGATCCCCAGATCGCTACCGCCCTGATCGAATCCCGACATCTCTGGGGGAATGAGAAGCTCACACAGACCTTGATCCACCAGTTTCGCAGCCGGGTTGTGAACCGCCGGAAACGGAAATTCATTGAAGACTGCCTGCGGGCCCGCAGCGAAGGCTGGTCGGCCGAAGGCCCGCTGGCCCAGGAACTCGAACCCGACGTGAAGGCGTCCGCCGGGGGACTGCGCGATCTGCATCTGATTCGCTGGGTCGCCTATGCCCGTTACGGGATCAAAGATATCGACTCGCTGCGGTTACAGGGCGTCCTCAGCAAGTCGGACGCGACACGGCTGAAAGACGCCTGGGAGTTTCTGACGAGGCTCCGGATCGACTTGCATTTGTCGACCAATCGCGAGCAGGACAGGCTCACTCGCGATGAACAACTGCGCATTACCCGCGAACGAGGTTTCACGGAAACTGCGGAACAGCGGCCGGTCGAGCGCTTCATGCAGGAATATTTCCATCACAGCTCGGAACTGGCGACGATTGCCCAGCGATTTGCTTCGCTGCAGCGGAGGCGATCGCTCGCGCAAAAAGCCCGTGACATGCTGATGGGTCACCGTGCTGAAGGTTATCTGTACGTCACGCCCGACCAGATCACCGTCGCCGACCGGCATCTCCCCAGGATCTGCGCCAGCCTGGAATCGATGCTGCACGTCTATCGATCTTCCGCTCTGTACGATCTGCCGCTCTCTCCGCAGGTGCGGGAAGCGATCAAACAGGCAGTGCCCAAGCTGGAACCGGTCGTCTCGAAAGAGAGCGCCCGGTTGTTCATGGACATCCTCCGCTGCGTCCGTTCGCTGGGACCGACGCTCCGCAGCATGTTCAACACCGGGTTGATCGACCTCGTGATTCCCGATGTCGCCCACATTCGAAATCTGCTGCAGTTCAATCAATACCATCATTTCACGGTCGACGAACACACGCTGCGGGCGATTGAAACCGTCACCGGCTACGAAACGGACGACACCCCCATCGGGGCCGCCTACCGCGCCATTCGTCACAAGGAACTGCTGCATCTGGCGGTGTTTCTGCACGACCTCGGGAAAGGTTTCGAGACCGATCACTGTATCGTCGGAGAAGAGATCGCCCTCCGCATCGGCACTCGACTGATGCTGCCTGAGTATCAGGTCGAGCAGTTGGCTCTGTTGGTCCGAAGACACCTGGAAATGGCGGACGTGGCCTGGCGGCGCGACATCACCGATCCGGCTCTGGTGCTAAACTTCAGCCGCGACATCGGATCTCCGGACACGCTGCGGATGCTGTATGTGCTCACCGCGGCAGATGTCACTTCAGTCGGACCTGGCACCTGGACTCATTGGAAGGCCGGGCTGCTGGCTGAACTGTTCGACCGTTGCCTGGTGATCCTCAGCGGCAAGCGTTATTCGTTCCACGAAGCCGAACGCATCCGCACGGTGAAGCAGGATGTGCTGTCGATCCTTAGCCATACCGCGCCGCGCGAGCATTTGCCGCAGTGGATCGACTCCCAGTTAGGGGGGTTTTCGTCTTACTACCTCACCACGACTTCGCCGAAGCAGATCGCGGCAGATTTGCAGATCATCGAGAAGCTCTCACCCACTGCCATTGAAGTTGTTCCAAGCTGGTCGGCGGAAACCGGCACGAGCGAATACCGGATCATCACCCGTAATCCGCTGGCAACGACCGGTTGCTTTTACAAGATGTGCGGCGTGCTGACGGCCAAGCGTCTTGCCATTCTTTCGGCCGACATCAATACGACGGCCGACGGCGTGGTGGTCGACAGTTATCTCGTCATCGATACCGACTACGGCAGCGAGCCGCCCCCATCGCGTTTCGAGGAAATCGCCGAGACCTTCCGTGATGTGCTGCAGGGGAAAGTGACCGTCGAGTCGCTCTTCATCCGCAACCGCCGGTTCGGCAGCGAACGCATGCAGACGGTGTCCGACCTCCCGACGCGCGTGCAGATTGACAACGAATCATCGGATACGCGCACGATTATCGATTGCTTTGCTCACGACCGTCCCGGCTTGCTGTTCACGATTGCCCGGGCCTTGTTCGAACTGAACCTGTCGACCGACCTCGCCAAGATTTCGACGCACTTCGATCAGGTGGTCGACATCTTCTATGTGCAGGAGCTGGACGGTTCGAAAGTCCGTACGCCTGAACGAATTCGCCAGCTCAAGGAACGACTCGAACAGACGCTGCGGCACTTCGAACAGCACAGTCACAAGCAGTTCCTCAACGGAAAGTAACGTTGGCCGGCGCGTCCTCTCCGTTGCGGGTTGGCTTTCTGTTTGAATATCCGACGCTGAACGGCGGCGAGTTTTCATTGCTGGCCGTGCTTCGGGAACTGCAGGGAGCGTCGATTGCGCCCGTCGCACTCGCGCCCCCCGCAGGCCCGCTGTCGGCGGCGTTCGCTGAATGCGGCATCCGACATCTGCCGCTGACGCGCGAGCAGATGACCGTGCCCGACTGGCATCACGAACTCAATCAGGTGATTCGTGATTTCGACCTGCAATTGCTGCACGCCAACAGCCTGTCGATGGGCCGCAAACTCGGTGCGGTCTCGCCGCAGTTGGAATGTCCGACGACATGTCATCTGCGGGATATCATCAAGCTCTCCAGCGCTGCCGTTACTGCGCTGAACGCACATGCGGGGATGATCGCCGTTTCTCAGGCAACGAAGTCGTTTCATGCTCAGCAGGGGCTGAGCAGCGAACGGCAACAGGTGATCTATAACGGAATTGCGCTCGAGCAATTTCAACCTCGCCCGCGAACTGGCTGGCTGCATCGCGAACTCGACCTTCCTGCCGATGCCCTTCTCGCCGGCACAGTCGGCCAAATCTGTCTGCGGAAAGGTCAGAACGATCTCGCCCAGGCAGCAGTCTTACTACGCGATCGCCTTCCACGGCTGCACTTCCTGTTGATCGGCGAACGGCATTCGTCCAAGTCAGAGAGCGTCGCCTTTGATGCTGAGATCACCCAGGTGCTTCGTGACGCTGGCATGGAGCATCAGCTACACCGTCTTGGACAGCGCAGCGACGTTGACCAGATCTACCCCGAACTCGATGTGCTGATTCATCCCGCCAGGCAGGAACCGCTGGGTCGGGTGTTGCTGGAAGGAGCCGCGTGCGGCGTTCCGATTGTGGCGACGGATGTGGGGGGAACGCCCGAGATCCTCACGCACGACGAGTCGGCCTGGCTCACTCCGGCATCCGATCCTGCTGCTCTGGCGGCAGGCGTGGAAGCTGTGTTGAGCGAGTCCAATCGCAGCTCGCTGTTCTCTCAACAGGCCCGGCAAACCATCGTCGACCGATTTTCCATTTCCAGATCCGCCCACCAGCATCTGCAGTTCTGGAACGATGTCATCGCAGGCAGTGCGCCGCCATTACGGCCCGGCGGCCTGTGACGAGGGATCAAGATTGGTGCGGGGGAGTTCCGGACCTGCGAACGTCTGTACCAGGTCTTTCACCACGACGGGCTTGGGGGCGATGAGCATTTCGCCAGCCGCGAAGCCGGAAGAGAGTCCCAGCACCCTGGCGTGACTTTCCATCAGGCCGAAGATCCGCTTCTTTTGATTTGGAAACTGGGACTGGTACGCCCGCACCGCCTCAAGTTTGGTCTCGAGCGAGTCCGAAATATCGACGATCATCGTGCCGGCAGCATCATGCGGCGGCAGACTTCCGAATCCCAATGGATACCACAGCAGTTGCCGAATCGTATGGACGGGCAGCCCGTCGAACTCGCCGTCCCATTTCGTCAAACGCGAGTAGAACACGGCTGCGTCGGTGATCTGCATCGCCTGCCAGTGATCGGGCGAAGCGAGGGGAGTTTTGTCGGCGATGCCGAGCACAATTTTGGGCCGGTAGCGGCGAAACAGTTTTGCCAGCGCCACTCGAGCTTCGAAGGTATCGAACAGTTTGCGATTGGGCAGATCGAGCGTGATCCGCATGTGGACGCCCAGAATCTCGGCAGCGCGACGGGCCTCTTCCAGCCGATGTTCCGGCCCGGGGCTGCCGGGCGTGGGCTCTCCGTCGGTGAGATCGACGATCCCCACCCGATATCCCTGTTTCACCAGGGTGGCGAGGGTTCCGCCGACGGCCACTTCCACATCATCCGGATGTGCTCCCACGGCCATCACGTCCAGCTCATCAGGTAGCGAATCAGAGGGAGTCATCGGCGAGTTCGGTTGGAGGAAAAAAACGAATACGGTCTTCCGGGCCGTCACATGGTAATCAATCTGGCGAAAGTTGAACTCCCGAAATCGGCCCAATTCGGGAGCGGGCCCGATGACAATGTCCGGGACGTTCTGGACGGACATACGCAATTGAGTCCGGACAACCGCTAAAAACTCTCTCGTTTTACCTGCGTCTACGAATGATCTTCGAAAACTCCGACCGCGGATTCTCTTGGGCCAGTTCACCCCAGTGAGGACATCCGGTATGATTTGGCAGCGGAGCGGTGGCGGACATTGCTCCAGGTCCACGGCGGCGGCACGTTTCCTTATCTTTACCAGGTAACACATTCCCCGGTAGCCTGCCTGCAGACACTCTCAGACATCCACTTCAGAAAGATTCCGACTAATGTCATCAGCTCACCAGACATCGCGTCGACGTTTTCTTCAAGAGGTCGCCGCCGTTGGCGCCGCCAGCCTGCTGCTGCCGTCGGCAAATCGGGCCTTTGGGTATCAGTCCCCCAATGAACGCCCTGTCTTCGCCACGATCGGGATGAGAAACCAGGGCTGGACGATCACCAGCAAGTCGTTCAAGTTCGCGGACTTTGCCGCCCTGGCCGATATCGACGCGAATATCCTCGGAACCTATGTCGAAAAGGTCGAACAAGGCCAGAAGAAGAAGCCCGACGGCTACGCCGACTACCGCAAAATTCTCGACCGCAAAGACATCGACGCGGTCATGATCGCCACTCCGGATCACTGGCACACGAAGATCGCCGTCGAAGCGATGTACGCCGGCAAAGACGTGTACTGCGAAAAACCGCTGACCCTGACGATCGACGAAGGCAAGCTGATCGAGAAAGTCGTGAAGGAAACCGGCCGGATCTTCCAGGTCGGCACGATGCAGCGGACCGAATGCGACTTGCGGTTCCTGCAGGCCATCGCCCTGATTCGCGACGGCCGAATCGGCGAAGTGAAGAAGGTCACCTGTGGAATCAATCGCATCGAATCTTCGCCCGTCATTCCGGAAATCCCGGTTCCCGAAGGTCTCGATTGGGATACATGGCTGGGCCCGGCTGCGAAAGTGCCGTATCGCGCCCTCCCGGAACTTCGAACCGGTTACGGCGGCGGCGTTCCGCTCTACAGCAACTGTCATTACTCGTTCCGCGGCTGGTACGAATACTCTGGCGGGAAGATGGCAGACTGGGGCGCTCACCATGTGGATATCGCCTGCTGGGCGCTCGGCGCGACCGAGACCGGCCCGAGCAAGGTGACTCCGGTCGACTACAAAATGCCGGTCGAATACAAGGACGGCTACCCTCTTGTGCACGACCAGTACAACGTCGCCACGCAGTTCACCATTCAGGCCGACATGCCCAAGGGGGTCGAGCTGATCATCACCAGTGAAGGGGACAACGGCATCCTGTTCGAAGGGACCGAAGGCCGGTTCTTCGTGAACCGCGGCAAGATCGCCGGCAAGCCAATCGAAGACCTCAAGGAGAAACCGCTGCCGGAAGGGGCCATCGAAGCGGTCTACGGCGGCAAGGTCAGCGAGAACCACACCGCCAACTTCATCGAAGGCATGAAAGCCCGCAAGCAGCCGATCTCGGATGTCTGGTCGCACAACCGCATGCTTGAGATCTGCCATCTGTCGAATATCGCCATGCGGGTCGGCCGTCCTCTGAAGTGGGATCCGGTCAAACGAGAAATCATCGGCGACCCTCAGGCGAATTCGTTCCTCGGGTCCGAATACCGCAAGGGATTCGAGATCAAGATGTCGTAAGTTGGGTTTCAAATGGGGGGACAAGGGCAACGTTTGCAGAATTCAGCACGAGACGTTTCAGTTGCCTTCGGCCCCCTTGCAATTTCACGTCGCCTCGGCTACTGTCCGGGCTTCCGTTTCCGGGGCCAGACTTGGCTTTGGAGCTGAAAGTACCGGCGTCAAAATGGTTTGAGACGCTGGCTGTCGATGAGATTGGCCTGGAGCGAGAGGGTTTCAGGCGGTCTCAAAAGTCGATCAGCAGGCGTTTCAAAGAGTTCAAGACAGAAAGCGGAAAGTTCGGGATCATGGGAGTTAAGAAAACAGGCAAGGGGCGTCGCAAACTGGGCCGGAAAAAACGTCGGATGCGCGCACGAATTCGCCACCGTAAGGGCTAGAGCAGTTTAAGGGTTAAACACTGCAACGGCAGGACCGGCGGGTGCAATCGTGCCCCGGTCCGATCTGGCGTCGACTCAGAAGCAGTCCGCCTGAATGTGCTGCAGAGAGCCCATCCGCAATTG from the Planctomicrobium piriforme genome contains:
- the glnD gene encoding [protein-PII] uridylyltransferase, with the translated sequence MTATKPSPVHEIARRKALIAAVRERARTMFEAGTPGIQIAAAICSGIEDVLLSLIEETLESFGDRRDFVAKQGAIVAIGGTGRGELAPYSDIDLLFLHNATNAADFDEFVPRFVQMCWDSGIQLGHAVRDVNTCIALSRRDPQIATALIESRHLWGNEKLTQTLIHQFRSRVVNRRKRKFIEDCLRARSEGWSAEGPLAQELEPDVKASAGGLRDLHLIRWVAYARYGIKDIDSLRLQGVLSKSDATRLKDAWEFLTRLRIDLHLSTNREQDRLTRDEQLRITRERGFTETAEQRPVERFMQEYFHHSSELATIAQRFASLQRRRSLAQKARDMLMGHRAEGYLYVTPDQITVADRHLPRICASLESMLHVYRSSALYDLPLSPQVREAIKQAVPKLEPVVSKESARLFMDILRCVRSLGPTLRSMFNTGLIDLVIPDVAHIRNLLQFNQYHHFTVDEHTLRAIETVTGYETDDTPIGAAYRAIRHKELLHLAVFLHDLGKGFETDHCIVGEEIALRIGTRLMLPEYQVEQLALLVRRHLEMADVAWRRDITDPALVLNFSRDIGSPDTLRMLYVLTAADVTSVGPGTWTHWKAGLLAELFDRCLVILSGKRYSFHEAERIRTVKQDVLSILSHTAPREHLPQWIDSQLGGFSSYYLTTTSPKQIAADLQIIEKLSPTAIEVVPSWSAETGTSEYRIITRNPLATTGCFYKMCGVLTAKRLAILSADINTTADGVVVDSYLVIDTDYGSEPPPSRFEEIAETFRDVLQGKVTVESLFIRNRRFGSERMQTVSDLPTRVQIDNESSDTRTIIDCFAHDRPGLLFTIARALFELNLSTDLAKISTHFDQVVDIFYVQELDGSKVRTPERIRQLKERLEQTLRHFEQHSHKQFLNGK
- a CDS encoding glycosyltransferase family 4 protein, which translates into the protein MAGASSPLRVGFLFEYPTLNGGEFSLLAVLRELQGASIAPVALAPPAGPLSAAFAECGIRHLPLTREQMTVPDWHHELNQVIRDFDLQLLHANSLSMGRKLGAVSPQLECPTTCHLRDIIKLSSAAVTALNAHAGMIAVSQATKSFHAQQGLSSERQQVIYNGIALEQFQPRPRTGWLHRELDLPADALLAGTVGQICLRKGQNDLAQAAVLLRDRLPRLHFLLIGERHSSKSESVAFDAEITQVLRDAGMEHQLHRLGQRSDVDQIYPELDVLIHPARQEPLGRVLLEGAACGVPIVATDVGGTPEILTHDESAWLTPASDPAALAAGVEAVLSESNRSSLFSQQARQTIVDRFSISRSAHQHLQFWNDVIAGSAPPLRPGGL
- a CDS encoding PIG-L family deacetylase, with product MTPSDSLPDELDVMAVGAHPDDVEVAVGGTLATLVKQGYRVGIVDLTDGEPTPGSPGPEHRLEEARRAAEILGVHMRITLDLPNRKLFDTFEARVALAKLFRRYRPKIVLGIADKTPLASPDHWQAMQITDAAVFYSRLTKWDGEFDGLPVHTIRQLLWYPLGFGSLPPHDAAGTMIVDISDSLETKLEAVRAYQSQFPNQKKRIFGLMESHARVLGLSSGFAAGEMLIAPKPVVVKDLVQTFAGPELPRTNLDPSSQAAGP
- a CDS encoding Gfo/Idh/MocA family protein, with amino-acid sequence MSSAHQTSRRRFLQEVAAVGAASLLLPSANRAFGYQSPNERPVFATIGMRNQGWTITSKSFKFADFAALADIDANILGTYVEKVEQGQKKKPDGYADYRKILDRKDIDAVMIATPDHWHTKIAVEAMYAGKDVYCEKPLTLTIDEGKLIEKVVKETGRIFQVGTMQRTECDLRFLQAIALIRDGRIGEVKKVTCGINRIESSPVIPEIPVPEGLDWDTWLGPAAKVPYRALPELRTGYGGGVPLYSNCHYSFRGWYEYSGGKMADWGAHHVDIACWALGATETGPSKVTPVDYKMPVEYKDGYPLVHDQYNVATQFTIQADMPKGVELIITSEGDNGILFEGTEGRFFVNRGKIAGKPIEDLKEKPLPEGAIEAVYGGKVSENHTANFIEGMKARKQPISDVWSHNRMLEICHLSNIAMRVGRPLKWDPVKREIIGDPQANSFLGSEYRKGFEIKMS